One Nostoc punctiforme PCC 73102 DNA window includes the following coding sequences:
- a CDS encoding glycosyltransferase, with protein MRITIVTGGSLGDLQPYLALGLGLQQAGHVVKLVVFTNQARQEFISRWGLECVCMDLHAEEFSTEPFWKWFHPNPFYIFNNIRSVLQPLEDSYLFKLLDLCQGAEAIILSQFSLLGYDIIEKLGVPCYAACIPPISPTGAFPNPAAPIELRLGGIYNRLTYFLFDRFLWRSVRQPINRWRQEVLKLTPTAWWLSPVHRLHQQKLPFLYGYSPSLLPKPSEWPDWLHVTGYWFMDCPENWQPPVDLVDFIAIGSPPVYVAGRGLTEEELKLVLSAIAQTGQRCILQVPGELTGENSLSEDFDLSDKVFKLSEWVPFDWLFPQMAALVHHGGAGTLAYGVRSGIPSITIPSGDDRFFWAHRVAELGLSPKPILPHQLSTKRLADAIRLATNDKSMQARAEAMGRKIQAENGVVRAIEAFHRHLPNKV; from the coding sequence ATGCGTATCACGATTGTTACAGGTGGTTCCCTTGGAGATCTTCAACCTTATCTTGCTTTAGGACTGGGATTGCAACAAGCAGGACATGTGGTAAAGCTAGTTGTTTTTACTAATCAGGCTCGTCAGGAATTTATCAGCCGATGGGGTCTGGAATGTGTTTGTATGGATCTACATGCAGAAGAATTTTCCACAGAGCCATTCTGGAAATGGTTTCATCCCAACCCCTTTTACATCTTCAATAATATTAGGAGTGTTCTGCAACCTCTTGAAGATAGCTACCTGTTTAAACTCCTCGATCTTTGTCAGGGAGCAGAGGCAATTATCTTGAGTCAATTTTCATTGCTGGGTTATGACATCATCGAAAAGCTGGGTGTACCTTGTTATGCAGCCTGTATCCCACCTATTAGTCCAACAGGCGCTTTTCCTAACCCTGCTGCACCAATTGAATTGCGTTTAGGTGGAATCTACAACAGGCTAACCTACTTCTTATTCGATCGATTCTTATGGCGATCTGTTAGACAGCCGATAAACCGGTGGCGACAGGAAGTCCTAAAATTAACTCCTACCGCTTGGTGGTTAAGCCCAGTTCATCGTCTACACCAGCAAAAACTACCTTTTCTCTACGGCTACAGCCCATCTTTACTACCTAAACCGTCTGAATGGCCTGATTGGTTGCACGTTACCGGCTACTGGTTTATGGATTGTCCTGAAAATTGGCAGCCACCTGTAGACCTAGTAGATTTTATTGCAATTGGGTCGCCACCAGTGTACGTTGCTGGTCGTGGTTTAACAGAGGAAGAACTGAAATTGGTCTTGTCAGCGATCGCCCAGACAGGTCAAAGGTGTATCTTACAAGTACCAGGAGAACTCACTGGAGAAAACAGCCTCAGCGAGGATTTCGATTTATCAGATAAAGTCTTTAAACTTTCCGAATGGGTGCCATTTGATTGGCTATTCCCGCAAATGGCAGCACTTGTGCATCATGGAGGTGCTGGTACATTAGCTTATGGCGTGCGATCGGGTATCCCTTCTATAACCATACCCAGTGGAGATGATCGATTTTTTTGGGCGCATCGTGTAGCAGAGTTAGGTCTAAGCCCAAAGCCGATTTTGCCACACCAATTATCTACCAAGAGGTTAGCAGATGCGATTCGACTAGCCACCAATGACAAGTCAATGCAAGCTCGTGCAGAGGCAATGGGGCGAAAGATCCAAGCAGAAAATGGAGTGGTTCGAGCGATCGAAGCTTTTCATCGCCATTTGCCAAACAAAGTATAA
- a CDS encoding aspartate aminotransferase family protein: MNKAGNHLQQRYLEAFTTRYNERTKKSKQLAQTYRPIITSNMGPVGFSLSCKEMCYPITAKRSLGSRIWDVDGNEYIDFMMGLGVNLFGHNPPFIQAALKEQLEKGIQIGPQSELTGEVGELICELTGMERVAFSNTGTEAVMAAIRLARTATGRNKIVLFSGSYHGHFDGTLVEVETIDGIPHTVPITSGIPQNIVEDYLVLDYGNPQSLDAIRANKHELAAVLVEPVQSRRPDLQPKDFLLQLRQLTKELGIALIFDEVITGFRVHPGGAQAWFGVEADIATYGKIVGGGMPIGIIAGKATYMDRIDGGMWNYGDASQPQVETTYFAGTFRRHPLAMAAALAVLKHLKMQGSQLQQQLNQRMSQLVETLNAYFEEEEVPLRLRNFSSWFSPAFLENFSLLEYATPSELRELLYYHLLDKGVMLGGPGGYLSTAHTDEDINYIIQAFKDSVRELRKGGFLPPIAPQNLVKEFSLETREQIADVR; this comes from the coding sequence ATGAATAAAGCAGGAAATCATTTACAACAGAGATATTTAGAAGCATTCACTACACGCTACAACGAGCGGACAAAAAAATCAAAACAACTTGCTCAAACTTATCGTCCGATTATTACTAGTAATATGGGACCTGTAGGTTTTAGTTTGTCCTGTAAAGAAATGTGCTACCCTATTACTGCAAAGCGCTCTCTGGGTTCCAGGATATGGGATGTTGATGGCAATGAATATATAGATTTCATGATGGGATTGGGAGTCAATCTTTTTGGTCACAATCCACCTTTTATCCAAGCAGCCCTCAAAGAACAACTTGAAAAAGGAATCCAAATTGGTCCGCAATCAGAATTAACAGGTGAAGTCGGTGAATTAATTTGTGAACTGACAGGAATGGAGAGGGTTGCCTTTAGCAACACAGGCACAGAAGCAGTGATGGCAGCAATCCGTTTAGCACGAACAGCAACAGGACGTAACAAGATTGTGCTATTTTCTGGCTCCTATCACGGTCATTTTGATGGAACGTTAGTTGAGGTAGAAACGATAGATGGGATTCCGCATACTGTACCAATAACTTCAGGAATACCGCAAAATATTGTTGAAGATTATTTAGTTTTAGATTATGGAAATCCTCAATCACTAGATGCAATTAGAGCTAATAAGCACGAATTGGCTGCCGTTTTAGTTGAACCTGTACAAAGTCGCCGACCAGATTTACAGCCTAAAGATTTTCTTTTACAGCTGAGGCAATTGACCAAAGAATTAGGGATAGCATTAATTTTTGATGAAGTAATAACTGGCTTTCGTGTTCATCCAGGTGGTGCACAGGCGTGGTTTGGTGTTGAAGCCGACATAGCTACTTATGGAAAGATTGTTGGTGGCGGAATGCCGATTGGAATTATTGCTGGCAAAGCTACTTACATGGATAGAATTGATGGCGGAATGTGGAATTATGGTGATGCATCTCAACCTCAAGTCGAAACAACATATTTTGCAGGTACATTTCGTAGGCATCCACTAGCTATGGCTGCGGCACTGGCTGTACTTAAACATTTAAAAATGCAAGGATCGCAGTTACAACAGCAATTGAATCAACGGATGTCGCAACTAGTTGAAACATTAAATGCTTACTTTGAAGAAGAAGAAGTTCCCTTACGTCTGAGGAATTTTAGCTCGTGGTTTAGTCCTGCTTTTTTAGAGAACTTTTCGCTTTTAGAATATGCTACTCCATCCGAGTTGCGAGAACTTTTATATTATCACCTTCTAGATAAGGGGGTTATGTTGGGAGGCCCTGGAGGCTACCTTTCTACAGCTCATACAGATGAAGATATTAATTATATAATTCAGGCTTTTAAAGATAGCGTTAGGGAACTACGCAAAGGAGGCTTTTTACCTCCTATTGCTCCACAAAATTTGGTGAAAGAATTCTCATTAGAAACGAGGGAGCAGATAGCCGATGTCCGTTAA
- a CDS encoding 3-hydroxyacyl-CoA dehydrogenase family protein, producing MREIQTVGVVGAGVMGIGVSQNLAQTGHQVILVDVSEDILNHAKQEIRNNVRFQGFFQKNSEAESPDDILNKIKFSTNYKFLEDAEFVVENVTEKWDLKKEVYAQLDAICPEKTAFAANTSAISITRIASVTKRATRVVGMHFMNPVPMKPMVEMIRGHHTSDETIETAKKMLAQMGKECIIVNDSPGFVSNRVLMLTINEAIFILQDQVASIEEVDKIFKTCFGHKMGPLETADLIGLDTILFSIEVLYESFNDSKYRPCPLLKKMVDAGLHGRKSGKGFYAYSNPN from the coding sequence ATGAGAGAAATTCAGACAGTTGGTGTTGTCGGAGCAGGTGTTATGGGAATCGGGGTTTCGCAAAACCTCGCTCAAACAGGTCATCAGGTGATTTTAGTAGATGTTTCAGAAGATATTCTGAACCATGCTAAACAAGAAATTAGAAATAATGTCCGTTTTCAGGGTTTTTTCCAGAAAAACAGTGAAGCAGAGAGTCCTGACGACATACTAAATAAAATCAAGTTTTCAACTAACTATAAATTCCTTGAAGATGCAGAATTTGTGGTTGAGAATGTCACAGAAAAGTGGGATCTTAAAAAAGAGGTCTACGCACAGCTTGATGCCATTTGTCCAGAGAAGACAGCATTTGCAGCTAATACATCAGCTATCTCAATTACCCGCATTGCTTCTGTTACCAAGCGAGCAACAAGAGTCGTTGGTATGCATTTTATGAACCCCGTGCCAATGAAACCGATGGTTGAAATGATTCGCGGGCATCACACATCTGATGAAACAATCGAGACAGCAAAAAAAATGTTGGCTCAGATGGGCAAAGAATGCATCATAGTTAATGACTCACCGGGTTTTGTTTCTAACCGCGTATTGATGTTGACTATTAACGAAGCTATTTTTATCCTGCAAGATCAAGTTGCTTCGATAGAAGAAGTGGATAAAATCTTTAAAACCTGCTTTGGTCACAAAATGGGGCCGTTGGAAACAGCCGATTTGATTGGTCTAGATACGATTTTATTTTCCATCGAAGTTTTGTATGAAAGTTTCAATGACAGTAAATACAGACCATGTCCACTGCTTAAGAAAATGGTAGACGCGGGGTTGCATGGTCGCAAAAGCGGCAAAGGGTTTTATGCCTATAGCAATCCCAACTAA
- a CDS encoding class I SAM-dependent DNA methyltransferase yields the protein MSSSKIYSEYDALANAFDRTHKVNYDVWVELMEKLLLQYLPKEAHILDLCCGTGPVAQRLLLMGYQVTGLDGSEEMLNLARQKAPSVKFLQGDARFFKFTSRFNAVISLASLMYILSIEELTSVFQNMYDSLLENGFALFDLIIKSELEIDENEVLDTVEVKDDFVSLVTNSYNQENKLEQKHTILQLINANWQRFDVSFTLKTYSIAEVISTLEKTGFIEVKVYNAEQDLGLNGGSSRACFVCRKPN from the coding sequence ATGTCTTCATCAAAGATATATTCTGAGTATGATGCTTTAGCTAATGCTTTCGACCGTACCCACAAAGTTAACTACGATGTTTGGGTAGAACTTATGGAAAAATTACTTTTACAGTATCTACCCAAAGAAGCACATATTCTCGACCTTTGTTGTGGTACAGGGCCAGTAGCACAACGTTTACTATTAATGGGATATCAAGTAACTGGACTTGATGGTTCTGAAGAGATGTTGAATCTTGCTCGTCAAAAAGCACCTAGTGTTAAATTTCTCCAGGGTGATGCACGCTTTTTCAAGTTTACATCTAGGTTCAATGCTGTTATTTCACTTGCTTCCCTTATGTATATCCTCAGTATTGAGGAACTGACAAGCGTATTTCAAAATATGTATGATTCACTGCTAGAAAATGGTTTCGCTCTGTTCGATTTAATAATCAAAAGTGAGTTAGAAATAGATGAAAATGAGGTTTTAGACACTGTTGAAGTTAAAGATGATTTTGTTTCCCTAGTAACTAATAGTTATAATCAGGAAAATAAATTAGAACAAAAGCATACTATACTCCAATTAATAAATGCAAATTGGCAGCGTTTTGACGTAAGTTTTACATTGAAAACTTATTCAATAGCAGAAGTTATATCTACTCTGGAAAAGACGGGATTCATAGAAGTTAAAGTATATAATGCAGAACAAGATTTGGGATTAAATGGAGGTTCTAGTCGAGCCTGCTTTGTTTGTCGTAAACCTAATTAA
- a CDS encoding acyl-CoA dehydrogenase family protein — protein sequence MKLELTPQQKNAQAEFREFVDAEVVSQANQYDQQEYTPSDLVQKFAQKRYLGAVLPKEFGGEAMDMITYGLLNEEIGRGCSSLRSLLTVHCMVSHALCKWGNKSQKNDWLPKLASGEIIAAFALSEPNVGSDAKSVETTATLSGDAYILNGHKKWITYGQIADVFLVFAQCEGKPSAFLVEKNSPGLSIKPIFGMLGVRASMLAELHLNDCRIPQENLVGRLGFGFSYVASSALDYGRYSVAWGSVGIAQACLSACIRYTSDRKQFGVYLKEHQLIRQMITNMIANIKAARLLCYQAGYLKEIGDPSSIIETSIAKYFTSTIASQVASDAVQIHGGNGCSSEYPVERYLRDAKIMEIIEGSTQIQQVTIAEYGYQEYLSPRTGAVMLQNLAARM from the coding sequence ATGAAACTAGAATTAACTCCTCAGCAAAAAAATGCTCAGGCTGAATTTAGAGAATTTGTAGATGCAGAGGTTGTATCTCAGGCAAATCAATACGATCAACAAGAGTATACCCCCTCAGACCTAGTTCAAAAATTCGCTCAAAAACGATATTTGGGTGCTGTTTTACCTAAAGAATTTGGTGGCGAAGCTATGGATATGATTACCTATGGCTTGCTGAACGAAGAAATTGGACGCGGATGTTCTTCGCTGCGGAGTTTGTTGACAGTTCATTGCATGGTTTCTCATGCTCTTTGCAAGTGGGGCAATAAGTCTCAAAAAAACGATTGGCTTCCCAAATTAGCCTCTGGTGAAATAATTGCTGCTTTCGCTTTGAGCGAACCTAATGTGGGTAGTGATGCTAAAAGTGTGGAAACTACGGCAACACTTTCTGGGGATGCTTACATCTTAAATGGACACAAGAAATGGATTACCTATGGACAAATTGCAGATGTCTTTTTAGTATTTGCTCAATGTGAAGGAAAACCCTCTGCTTTCTTAGTTGAAAAGAATAGCCCTGGACTCTCGATTAAACCAATTTTTGGAATGCTAGGTGTCAGGGCTTCGATGTTAGCAGAATTGCACCTAAATGACTGTCGTATTCCCCAGGAAAATCTTGTGGGTAGGCTGGGTTTTGGTTTCTCTTATGTGGCATCTTCTGCACTGGATTATGGCAGATACAGTGTAGCATGGGGATCTGTAGGCATTGCACAAGCTTGTTTATCAGCTTGCATTCGCTATACAAGCGATCGCAAGCAGTTTGGCGTTTATTTAAAAGAACATCAATTAATTCGCCAAATGATTACTAACATGATTGCCAATATCAAAGCAGCAAGATTGCTATGTTATCAAGCTGGCTATCTCAAAGAAATTGGCGATCCTAGCTCCATTATCGAGACTTCAATTGCTAAATATTTTACATCTACAATTGCTTCTCAAGTAGCAAGTGATGCCGTACAAATTCATGGTGGCAATGGTTGCAGTAGCGAATACCCAGTTGAAAGATATTTGCGAGATGCAAAAATCATGGAAATCATTGAAGGTAGCACTCAAATTCAACAAGTTACTATCGCTGAGTACGGTTATCAGGAGTACCTATCACCACGCACTGGCGCTGTGATGCTGCAAAATTTAGCAGCAAGGATGTAA
- a CDS encoding acyl carrier protein — protein MKETTTRIKTFLSRFFGGHDLKPDEDIFTLGFVNSMFAMQLVLFLEQEFQITIENEDLEFDNFKTINAMTNLVQRKTALLTYN, from the coding sequence ATGAAAGAAACCACAACAAGAATTAAAACCTTCCTTTCCCGATTTTTTGGTGGTCATGACTTGAAGCCAGATGAAGATATATTTACTCTAGGTTTTGTTAATTCAATGTTTGCTATGCAACTAGTATTATTTTTAGAACAAGAATTTCAAATTACTATTGAAAACGAAGACCTAGAGTTTGATAACTTCAAGACAATAAATGCTATGACCAATTTAGTACAACGTAAAACAGCTTTGCTTACCTACAACTAA
- a CDS encoding HAD-IIIC family phosphatase — translation MISTQIESSNNKQEDNKIIKCVVWDLDNTLWHGVLLEDNHVYLRDDIVNIIKTLDSRGILQSVASKNDCVLAMNKLQEFGLQEYFLYPQINWNSKAASIQEIAKLINIGTDAIAFIDDQPFELEEVNFSLPEVFCINVSQLAHLLDMPEMNPRFITEDSKIRRLMYISDIKRQNTEKEFVGTPEEFLATLKMSFTISSAKEEDLQRAEELTVRTNQLNTTGYTYSYDELNHFRQSESHKLFIASLDDKYGSYGKIGLVLIECQESIWTIKLLLMSCRVMSRGIGTIMLNHIMNLAKNNNVRLCAEFVSSHRNRMMYIAYKFAGFKEIEKRGELVIFENDLTRIQPFPKYIKLQILN, via the coding sequence ATGATTAGCACTCAAATTGAATCTTCAAATAACAAGCAAGAAGACAACAAAATTATTAAGTGTGTCGTTTGGGATTTAGATAACACGTTATGGCATGGTGTGTTATTAGAGGATAACCATGTTTACTTGCGAGATGATATCGTAAATATCATCAAAACTTTGGATAGTCGCGGGATATTACAATCTGTTGCAAGTAAAAACGATTGTGTTCTTGCCATGAACAAACTTCAAGAGTTTGGTTTGCAAGAATATTTTCTATATCCTCAAATTAATTGGAATTCCAAAGCTGCTTCTATTCAAGAAATCGCTAAATTAATTAATATTGGAACAGATGCGATCGCCTTCATTGACGATCAGCCATTTGAACTAGAAGAAGTTAACTTTTCTCTGCCGGAAGTTTTCTGTATTAACGTCTCTCAACTGGCGCATCTACTAGATATGCCAGAAATGAATCCACGTTTTATTACAGAAGATTCCAAAATTAGAAGGTTAATGTACATTAGTGATATAAAGCGTCAAAATACTGAAAAAGAATTTGTTGGCACACCAGAAGAGTTTTTAGCCACCCTCAAGATGAGTTTTACCATCTCTTCGGCAAAAGAAGAGGATTTGCAACGAGCAGAAGAATTAACAGTACGTACTAACCAATTGAATACAACTGGTTATACATATTCTTATGATGAACTCAATCATTTTCGTCAATCAGAAAGCCACAAACTGTTTATTGCTAGTTTAGATGATAAATATGGAAGTTACGGTAAAATCGGGTTAGTTTTGATAGAGTGCCAAGAAAGCATCTGGACAATAAAACTTCTGCTGATGTCCTGTCGTGTTATGTCTAGAGGTATCGGCACAATTATGCTGAACCATATTATGAATCTAGCTAAAAACAATAACGTTCGGCTGTGCGCTGAATTTGTTTCCAGTCATCGTAACCGGATGATGTATATAGCTTATAAATTTGCAGGATTCAAAGAAATTGAAAAGCGTGGTGAACTAGTAATTTTTGAAAATGATTTAACGCGGATTCAACCTTTTCCAAAATATATAAAATTACAGATTCTGAATTAG
- a CDS encoding condensation domain-containing protein has product MTFRNDSISFEQKKDEISRRRSQLSVVKQTLLKKRLCGFESNTQLQLIPRRSQRGSAPLSFAQQRMWFLYQLEPNSAAYNQVASIHITGSLDLAVLEQSLNEIVRRHEALRTTFAIAEGESVQIIAPALTITLPRVDLRKLPEVEREQEVQRRTTQEVQQLFDLEQGPLLRSILLHLSETEYLLQITMHHIITDGWTWGVLVRELVALYEAFSIGKPSTLPELPIQYADFAIWQRQWLAGEVLETQVAYWKQQLHNLPTLQLPTDRPRPTVQAFRGARQTLMLPKALSQELKVLSQQEGITLFMLLLAAFKTLLHWYTDQDDIVVGTDVANRNRPEVEGLIGFFVNQLVLRTNLSGNPTFRELLGRVRDCTLSAYSHQDLPFEKLLNALKLERTRSRMPLFQVKLVLQNAPLPPLDISGLTVNILDEVETGETKLDLYLELRETEQGLKGLLEYDTDLFDASSITRMLKHFEIILASVVTQPDAELNQLEEILKKTDKQQQMLHKIKQKEVFYQKLKNVQRKVISENL; this is encoded by the coding sequence ATGACTTTTCGCAACGATAGTATAAGCTTTGAGCAGAAAAAAGATGAAATTTCCCGGCGACGTTCTCAGCTTTCCGTTGTCAAGCAAACGCTGCTGAAAAAGCGGTTATGCGGATTTGAATCTAATACTCAATTACAACTTATTCCTCGACGTTCCCAGCGCGGATCGGCACCTCTATCCTTTGCTCAACAGCGGATGTGGTTTCTCTACCAATTGGAGCCAAACAGCGCTGCCTATAATCAAGTTGCATCTATACACATAACCGGTTCACTCGACCTAGCAGTGCTGGAGCAGAGCTTAAATGAAATAGTACGCCGTCACGAAGCTCTACGCACCACCTTTGCGATCGCAGAGGGAGAATCGGTTCAAATCATTGCCCCAGCCTTGACTATAACTCTGCCGAGAGTAGACCTCAGAAAGTTACCGGAAGTTGAGCGTGAGCAAGAGGTTCAGCGACGCACTACTCAGGAAGTCCAACAGCTTTTTGACTTAGAACAGGGCCCATTGCTGCGGAGCATCTTACTGCATCTGAGTGAGACAGAGTATTTGCTGCAAATCACTATGCACCACATTATCACCGACGGTTGGACATGGGGCGTACTCGTTCGTGAATTGGTAGCGCTTTACGAGGCTTTCAGTATTGGTAAGCCCTCTACCCTGCCTGAACTCCCGATTCAGTACGCAGACTTTGCTATTTGGCAGAGGCAGTGGCTGGCGGGAGAAGTATTAGAGACTCAAGTCGCTTACTGGAAACAGCAGTTGCATAATCTTCCGACATTGCAGTTGCCTACCGACCGCCCTCGACCTACAGTTCAAGCCTTCCGAGGGGCTAGACAAACTCTAATGTTACCAAAGGCTTTATCCCAAGAGCTAAAAGTCCTGAGCCAGCAAGAAGGGATAACGCTGTTTATGCTACTGTTAGCAGCCTTTAAGACTTTGTTGCACTGGTACACAGACCAAGACGACATAGTTGTAGGTACTGATGTCGCCAACCGCAATCGACCAGAGGTTGAAGGGCTAATCGGGTTCTTTGTAAATCAACTGGTATTGCGGACAAACCTCTCAGGAAATCCTACCTTTCGAGAGTTGCTTGGACGAGTACGCGATTGTACTTTGTCAGCCTATTCCCATCAGGATTTACCGTTTGAGAAACTTCTGAACGCCCTGAAACTGGAGCGAACCCGAAGCCGTATGCCACTGTTTCAAGTCAAACTTGTTCTCCAGAATGCTCCATTACCACCTTTGGATATTTCGGGTTTAACGGTAAATATTTTGGATGAGGTAGAAACAGGGGAAACCAAACTTGATTTGTACTTAGAACTAAGAGAGACAGAGCAAGGATTGAAAGGATTATTGGAGTACGACACAGACCTATTTGATGCTAGTAGTATTACCCGGATGCTGAAGCATTTTGAAATAATTTTAGCGAGTGTTGTTACACAACCGGATGCTGAACTCAATCAACTAGAAGAAATTTTAAAGAAAACAGATAAGCAACAGCAGATGCTCCATAAAATAAAACAAAAAGAGGTGTTTTACCAAAAATTAAAAAATGTTCAAAGGAAGGTCATTAGTGAAAATTTATAA
- a CDS encoding TauD/TfdA dioxygenase family protein has protein sequence MTIQIDLPETSTNKIIYSDECKDILNLSVAKIQEMFKSSGIILFRGFGITHELMQVFAEQFSSRLTRDDDKPLVEPNGFVSLVDIGMHEILPHRENGSSPFSPDAVWFCCTVPAAEGGETLFWDGIQVWQKLSEELRKLFISKKIKFVHKFPADKWKHFLGSDATISDAKRVLDGFNNVKYQIDQEESIYTEYICSAVLQTKYGNQNAFVNDIITGNSNLKGSVNLELESALTFEDGSLIPDAAIEEIEKVMYSLTQEIRWKPGDLVMIDNSRFLHGRRAFSDNRRRLFSLLSYLNF, from the coding sequence ATGACAATTCAAATCGATTTACCAGAAACCAGTACCAACAAAATTATCTATAGCGATGAATGCAAAGATATTCTTAACCTCTCTGTTGCGAAAATTCAGGAGATGTTCAAGTCATCTGGGATTATTCTATTTCGAGGGTTTGGGATCACCCATGAATTGATGCAAGTGTTTGCAGAACAATTTAGTTCTAGACTCACGCGAGATGATGATAAACCTCTGGTTGAGCCAAACGGGTTTGTCAGTTTAGTAGATATAGGAATGCATGAAATTCTCCCTCATCGTGAAAACGGTAGTTCTCCCTTTTCACCTGATGCTGTTTGGTTTTGCTGCACTGTACCAGCAGCAGAAGGGGGCGAAACTTTATTTTGGGATGGTATTCAAGTCTGGCAGAAATTAAGTGAAGAGTTAAGAAAGTTATTTATTTCTAAAAAAATTAAGTTTGTTCATAAATTCCCTGCTGATAAATGGAAGCATTTTTTGGGTTCAGATGCTACTATATCTGATGCCAAACGAGTGTTAGATGGTTTTAATAATGTAAAATACCAAATCGACCAAGAGGAGTCTATATATACAGAATATATTTGTTCAGCTGTGCTTCAAACAAAATATGGTAATCAAAATGCCTTTGTCAATGACATTATCACAGGCAATAGTAACCTGAAAGGCTCCGTAAATTTGGAATTAGAATCAGCATTAACTTTTGAGGATGGTTCGTTAATACCTGATGCAGCTATAGAGGAAATTGAGAAAGTCATGTATAGCTTAACTCAAGAAATTCGTTGGAAACCCGGCGATTTAGTAATGATTGATAATTCTAGATTTTTGCATGGTCGTAGAGCATTTAGCGATAATCGTCGGCGCTTGTTTTCTCTCCTAAGTTACCTCAACTTTTGA
- a CDS encoding TauD/TfdA family dioxygenase yields the protein MKKLENKKSSSIKLETVRRKTINLSETEFIKIDFLTHWETLPIVLKPNIDYLDLADWIESSQNFIETKLLKYGAILFRGFNVDTATTFERVCLALCSDLFNENGEHPRKSVSGKVYTPVSYPADKKLLWHNENSFNYSWPRKILFGCLQPAQQGGETPIVDSRIVFQLIDPKIRERFIDKKVMYIRNYGDRLGLNWETVFQTSDRLEVEAACTKAAIDFEWKTGNRLRTIAVRPAVVKHPQTKEMSWFNQAQHWHPACLDSQTRESLLSMFKQEDLPRNCYYGDGSLIEDSVLEEICGVYQQLEVSFPWKRGDLLLLDNLLTAHSRNSYMGERQLLVAMGEMANFEDV from the coding sequence ATGAAAAAATTAGAAAATAAAAAATCTAGCTCTATAAAATTAGAGACAGTGCGACGAAAGACAATTAACTTGTCAGAAACAGAATTTATCAAGATAGATTTTCTCACCCATTGGGAAACACTTCCGATCGTCCTAAAACCTAATATTGACTATCTTGATTTAGCCGATTGGATTGAGAGCAGCCAAAATTTTATAGAAACAAAATTACTAAAATATGGTGCGATATTATTCCGAGGATTCAATGTAGACACCGCAACAACATTTGAGCGAGTTTGCTTGGCTCTTTGCTCAGACTTGTTTAATGAGAATGGGGAACATCCCCGGAAAAGTGTTAGTGGTAAAGTTTATACTCCAGTATCTTACCCTGCTGATAAAAAGCTCTTGTGGCATAACGAAAATTCATTTAATTATTCTTGGCCAAGAAAAATATTGTTTGGTTGTCTTCAGCCTGCACAGCAGGGAGGAGAAACACCAATAGTTGATAGTCGGATAGTTTTTCAGCTAATCGATCCTAAAATTAGAGAGCGATTTATTGATAAGAAAGTTATGTATATCCGAAACTACGGGGATAGATTAGGATTGAATTGGGAAACAGTTTTTCAGACTAGCGATCGCTTAGAAGTAGAAGCTGCATGTACAAAAGCGGCAATTGATTTTGAATGGAAAACAGGCAATCGACTGAGGACAATTGCTGTTCGTCCAGCAGTTGTCAAACATCCTCAAACTAAGGAAATGTCTTGGTTTAATCAAGCGCAACATTGGCATCCAGCTTGTTTAGATTCACAAACTCGTGAGTCCCTTTTATCAATGTTTAAACAAGAGGATTTACCACGAAATTGCTATTACGGAGATGGCTCTCTTATTGAAGATTCGGTACTGGAAGAAATTTGTGGAGTCTATCAGCAATTAGAAGTTAGCTTTCCTTGGAAAAGGGGAGATTTATTACTACTAGATAATCTATTAACTGCTCATAGTAGGAATTCATATATGGGAGAAAGGCAACTCTTAGTTGCAATGGGCGAAATGGCCAACTTTGAAGATGTCTAA